Proteins encoded by one window of Glycine soja cultivar W05 chromosome 15, ASM419377v2, whole genome shotgun sequence:
- the LOC114386805 gene encoding probable 3-ketoacyl-CoA synthase 21 produces the protein MEPQSLCSSLEILTQHINTIIDLISSPYHCFTVVLVAFLATLFFACRRKAPIYLIDFTCYCPPSSYRLPLAMFEENQLYDNMDPDAVAFQCKIMAKSGFSEQTSISPSLAQIPKIKALSFALDEAETIMCSVIKDLFEKHNINPKAIDIIITNSSVFCPTPSLSAVVVNKFRMRSNIMSFNLSGMGCSAGIISMSLAKDLLRVHRNSLALIVSTETLSLNWYTGKVPSMLLSNCLFRMGGAAILMSSRVQDKHKAKYKLQHIVRTITAQDDQSHGCVYQQVDPENKEGISISKNIVNVSGDALKKNIASLGPLVLPLREQFLYLFSIICRKVWSSRRISIYTPNFNHAFEHFCIHSGGRAIIEAVERNLRLRKQDVEPSTMTLYRFGNISSSSIWYELSYIEAKGRMKSGDRVWQIAFGSGFKCNSAVWKCVCDVKPDTATAWRDTIHSYPLDIVRKN, from the coding sequence ATGGAACCTCAAAGTCTGTGTTCCTCATTGGAAATATTGACACAACATATCAACACAATCATAGACCTTATTTCCTCGCCTTATCATTGTTTTACAGTGGTTTTGGTTGCATTCCTAGCAACCCTTTTCTTTGCATGCAGAAGAAAAGCACCAATTTACTTGATAGACTTCACCTGCTACTGTCCACCGAGTTCCTATAGGCTACCACTTGCCATGTTTGAAGAGAATCAACTTTATGACAACATGGATCCTGACGCTGTTGCTTTCCAATGCAAGATCATGGCCAAATCAGGATTCAGTGAGCAAACATCCATTTCTCCATCTCTTGCTCAGATACCCAAAATAAAAGCTCTCTCCTTTGCCCTTGATGAGGCTGAGACAATCATGTGTTCAGTAATCAAAGACCTGTTTGAGAAACACAACATCAACCCAAAAGCCATTGACATAATCATCACTAATAGTAGTGTCTTCTGCCCCACACCATCTCTTAGCGCCGTGGTGGTTAACAAGTTCAGAATGAGGAGCAACATAATGAGCTTCAACCTATCAGGTATGGGATGCAGTGCTGGAATCATATCAATGAGTCTAGCTAAGGACTTGTTGAGAGTTCATAGGAACTCTTTGGCTTTAATAGTAAGCACAGAGACTCTAAGTCTGAATTGGTACACTGGTAAAGTCCCTTCTATGCTTCTTTCTAATTGCCTATTCAGAATGGGTGGAGCAGCTATATTGATGTCTAGTAGGGTCCAAGATAAGCACAAGGCAAAGTATAAACTTCAGCATATTGTTAGAACAATCACTGCACAGGATGATCAATCTCATGGCTGTGTCTACCAACAAGTGGATCCTGAGAACAAAGAAGGTATATCAATATCAAAGAACATAGTAAATGTGTCTGGAGATGCACTGAAGAAAAACATAGCTTCACTAGGACCATTGGTTCTGCCTTTGAGGGAGCAATTCTTGTACTTATTTTCGATTATTTGTCGCAAAGTTTGGAGTTCAAGGAGAATAAGCATCTATACTCCAAATTTCAACCATGCTTTTGAGCATTTCTGCATACATTCAGGGGGAAGAGCCATCATAGAAGCTGTTGAAAGAAACTTGAGGCTAAGGAAACAGGACGTGGAGCCGTCAACCATGACTCTTTACAGGTTTGGAAACATTTCGTCTTCTTCGATTTGGTATGAGCTGAGCTACATAGAAGCAAAAGGGAGGATGAAAAGTGGGGATAGGGTGTGGCAAATTGCTTTTGGAAGTGGATTCAAGTGTAACAGTGCAGTGTGGAAGTGTGTTTGTGACGTGAAGCCAGACACTGCCACTGCATGGAGGGATACAATTCACTCGTACCCTTTGGATATTGTGAGAAAAAACTGA
- the LOC114387095 gene encoding late embryogenesis abundant protein Lea5-like, which yields MAQSFSPAKRALAFSLHRRGYAVASDASPSVRGGLDSIGSRSAIEKGVTKNNSGPSGASSAWAPDPVTGYYRPINHTNEIDPVELRRMLLKHKVRSSSSS from the exons ATGGCACAATCTTTCTCACCAGCCAAACGCGCCCTTGCCTTTTCCCTTCACCG GCGAGGGTACGCAGTGGCGTCTGATGCTTCTCCTTCGGTGAGAGGGGGATTGGATAGCATTGGAAGCAGGAGTGCAATCGAGAAGGGTGTGACAAAAAACAATTCGGGCCCATCGGGGGCCTCATCAGCTTGGGCCCCGGACCCAGTGACGGGTTACTACAGGCCCATCAATCACACCAATGAGATTGACCCGGTGGAGCTTCGAAGGATGCTGTTGAAACACAAAGTCAGATCATCATCCTCCTCCTAG
- the LOC114388596 gene encoding protein pleiotropic regulatory locus 1-like, with product MEVEPVEPQSLKKLSFKSLKRALDLFSPIHGHLAPPDAESKKIRTSHKVSVEYGGIKSTANQPPHQVSSATQDPGPSNTLALPGPGDSKDSQKGGPQNALVVGPTMPSTTPNDTGFQSKSTAVVSASGSSERNLSTSALMERMPSKWPRPVWHAPWKNYRVISGHLGWVRSVAVDPSNTWFCTGSADRTIKIWDLASGVLKLTLTGHIEQVRGLAVSNRHTYMFSAGDDKQVKCWDLEQNKVIRSYHGHLSGVYCLALHPTIDVLLTGGRDSVCRVWDIRSKMQIHALSGHDNTVCSVFTRPTDPQVVTGSHDTTIKMWDLRYGKTMSTLTNHKKSVRAMAQHPKEQAFASASADNIKKFNLPKGEFLHNMLSQQKTIINAMAVNEEGVMVTGGDNGSMWFWDWKSGHNFQQSQTIVQPGSLDSEAGIYACTYDLTGSRLITCEADKTIKMWKEDESATPETHPLNFRPPKDIRRF from the exons ATGGAGGTGGAGCCCGTGGAGCCACAGTCGCTGAAGAAGCTAAGCTTCAAGTCTCTGAAGCGCGCTCTCGATCTCTTCTCTCCCATTCACGGACACCTCGCTCCTCCCGATGCCGAAAG CAAGAAAATCCGCACTAGCCACAAG GTGAGCGTGGAGTATGGCGGAATCAAAAGCACTGCTAATCAACCTCCTCATCAAGTTAGTTCTGCCACACAGGATCCAGGGCCCTCTAACACTCTTGCTCTTCCAG GTCCAGGAGATTCCAAGGATTCTCAGAAAGGAGGACCCCAAAATGCCTTGGTTGTTGGTCCAACTATGCCATCCACAACACC GAATGATACTGGCTTTCAGAGCAAAAGTACAGCGGTTGTTTCAGCCTCTGGTTCATCTGAAAG AAATTTATCAACATCTGCTTTGATGGAAAGAATGCCAAGTAAATGGCCACGTCCTGTATGGCATGCACCATGGAAGAACTACAGG GTCATCAGCGGCCACTTAGGATGGGTGAGATCTGTTGCAGTTGATCCCAGTAACACATGGTTTTGTACTGGTTCTGCAGATCGAACTATCAAG ATATGGGACTTGGCAAGTGGAGTATTGAAGCTCACATTAACAGGCCACATTGAACAAGTTAGAG GTCTTGCTGTTAGCAACAGACATACTTACATGTTCTCTGCTGGTGATGATAAACAAGTTAAATGTTGGGACCTTGAACAGAATAAG GTTATTAGATCTTATCATGGTCATCTGAGTGGTGTTTATTGCTTGGCTCTTCATCCCACAATTGACGTTTTACTAACCGGAGGACGTGATTCTGTCTGCCGG GTTTGGGATATACGAAGTAAAATGCAGATTCATGCTCTTTCAGGACATGATAACACTGTCTGCTCTGTGTTTACGCGGCCGACG GATCCCCAAGTTGTTACGGGTTCTCATGACACTACCATCAAGATGTGGGACCTTAGATATG GTAAAACAATGTCAACTCTTACAAACCATAAAAAATCTGTTCGAGCAATGGCCCAGCATCCCAAAGA GCAAGCTTTTGCATCTGCTTCAGCTGACAATATTAAAAAGTTCAACCTTCCAAAAGGAGAATTTTTGCACAACATGCT CTCTCAACAGAAAACTATCATCAATGCAATGGCTGTCAATGAGGAGGGTGTGATGGTTACTGGAG GTGACAATGGCAGCATGTGGTTCTGGGATTGGAAGAGTGGTCATAATTTCCAGCAATCCCAAACAATTGTACAGCCTG GTTCCCTGGATAGTGAAGCTGGTATTTATGCTTGTACCTATGATCTTACTGGCTCGAGGCTTATAACCTGCGAGGCTGACAAGACGATAAAAATGTGGAAAGAAGACGAGAGTGCCACTCCAGAAACCCATCCCCTTAACTTCAGGCCTCCTAAAGACATCCGTCGATTCTAG